The Humulus lupulus chromosome 4, drHumLupu1.1, whole genome shotgun sequence genome has a window encoding:
- the LOC133830270 gene encoding uncharacterized protein LOC133830270 has protein sequence MDSAVATVSANLNSVPVLNGSNFKDWKENIFIVLGCMDLDLALRMDRPASLTDASTSEQRRIYEKWDRSNRMSLMIIKRGIPEAFRGAVSEEVTDATTFLAEIEKRFAKSDKAETSTLLKKLISMRFKGKENIREYIMEMSHLASKLKALKLELSDDLLVHLVLISLPPQFSQFKVSYNCQREKWTLNELISFCVQEEERLKQEKTESAHLASTSKDKGKKRKNEAANDKGPAHKKQTQANNNGGCFFCNMKGHVKKECAKYIAWRAKKGLPELPKTK, from the exons ATGGACTCCG CTGTTGCTACTGTATCTGCTAATCTTAATTCAGTGCCGGTCCTTAATGGTAGTAACTTTAAGGACTGGAAGGAGAACATTTTTATTGTTCTTGGCTGCATGGATCTTGACCTTGCATTAAGGATGGATCGACCTGCTTCTCTTACAGATGCTAGTACCTCCGAGCAAAGGAGGATTTATGAGAAGTGGGATCGTTCAAACCGCATGAGTCTTATGATCATCAAGCGCGGCATACCTGAGGCTTTTAGGGGTGCGGTGTCCGAGGAGGTCACCGATGCCACAACTTTCCTTGCTGAAATTGAGAAACGCTTTGCAAAAAGCGATAAGGCGGAAACAAGTACTCTTTTAAAGAAACTTATTTCCATGAGGTTTAAGGGCAAGGAAAACATAagggagtacattatggaaatgTCTCACCTTGCTTCAAAGTTGAAGGCACTAAAGCTTGAGCTTTCGGATGACTTGCTTGTGCATTTAGTGCTTATCTCTCTTCCTCCACAATTCAGTCAATTCAAGGTCAGTTACAACTGTCAAAGGGAGAAGTGGACTCTTAATGAGCTCATTTCATTTTGTGTTCAAGAGGAAGAAAGATTGAAGCAAGAGAAGACTGAAAGTGCTCATTTGGCAAGCACCTCTAAAGATAAGGGCAAGAAAAGGAAGAATGAGGCTGCTAATGATAAGGGTCCAGCACATAAGAAACAAACTCAAGCCAACAACAATGGTGGTTGTTTCTTTTGCAACATGAAAGGACACGTGAAGAAGGAATGTGCTAAGTACATTGCATGGCGAGCAAAGAAAG GGTTGCCTGAGTTACCGAAAACCAAGTGA
- the LOC133830271 gene encoding leucine-rich repeat receptor-like serine/threonine-protein kinase RGI4: MPLNPWRTTLSSSSSLLLLIILFPFVAFSLNNQGQALLTWKQSLKGSPEPLTNWNPVDQTPCGWFGVTCNYRNDVVELNIKYVDLFGQVPSNFSSLLTLNKLLLSGTNLTGSIPDQIGSLSELTFLDLSENGLAGEIPDGIFELKKLESLYLNSNEFEGVISDRLGNLASLKWLTLYDNQLSGGIPSSIGKLTLLESIRAGGNKNLQGPLPQEIGNCANLGMLGFAETSLSGFLPSSLGKLKKLQTLAIYTALLSGPIPPELGYCTELQNLYLYENSLSGSIPPQLGNLKKLQNLLLWQNNLVGVIPSELGTCGQLTVIDASMNSLTGSIPASFGNLTLLEELQLSMNQISGELPVQLVNCKKMTHIELDNNQISGTIPSDIGELSNLTLLFLWQNKLEGNIPPSISRCGNLEAIDLSQNLLTGPIPSGIFELVKLEKLLLLSNNLYGEIPPEIGNCSSLIRFRASENKLTGKIPPQVGNLRFLNFFDLGSNRISEAIPEEISGCRNLTFLDLHSNSIAGSLPRSFDQLVSLQYVDFSDNMIEGSLSPNLGTLSSLTKLILGRNRLTGSIPSQIQSCLKLQLLDLSSNQLTGPIPASLGKIPALEISVNLSRNQLSGEVPEELTTLDKLGILDLSYNQLSGDLHVLADMQNLVVLNVSHNSFSGRVPDSPFFAKLPLSVLSGNPSLCLSGNQCLDDERRVGGVRHTMAARVAMVVLLCAAGVLLLTALYIVIGANKRGLRDRGSHSDSDIEADGDVDVGPPWEVTLFQKLDLSIADVAKSLTPGNVIGRGRTGVVYRVEIASGMPLAVKKFRVSEKCSAAAFSSEIATLAKIRHRNIVRLLGWGANRKAKLLFYSYMANGSLGSLLHEGCGGLVEWDTRLMIAIGVAEGMSYLHHDCVPAIVHRDVKAHNILLGERYEACLADFGLARFVEDDENGSFSANPQFAGSYGYIAPEYASMTKITEKSDVYSFGVVLMEIITGKRPVDPSFPDGQHLIQWVRDHLKCKKDPIEILDPKLQGHPDSQIQEMLQALGISLLCTSIRADDRPSMKDVAVLLREIHNEPITGKEAQKPNTKKLDITTTTSTTNSSSSMNVVNPADLLLLQGSSRCSLAYSSSSSRETINNNV; encoded by the exons atgcctctaAATCCATGGCGTactactctctcttcttcttcatctctatTACTTCTCATTATTCTCTTCCCTTTCGTGGCTTTCTCCTTAAACAACCAGGGTCAAGCTTTACTTACATGGAAACAGAGCCTTAAAGGGTCACCGGAGCCATTAACCAATTGGAATCCCGTCGACCAAACTCCATGTGGGTGGTTCGGCGTTACCTGCAACTATCGAAACGACGTCGTCGAGTTGAACATCAAGTACGTTGACTTGTTCGGTCAAGTCCCTTCGAATTTCTCCTCCTTGTTGACCTTAAACAAGCTCCTTTTATCGGGGACCAATCTCACTGGCTCAATCCCAGACCAGATTGGCTCACTCTCTGAATTAACGTTCTTGGATTTGAGTGAGAATGGTTTAGCGGGAGAAATCCCGGATGGGATTTTTGAACTGAAGAAACTCGAAAGTCTTTACCTGAATTCAAACGAGTTCGAAGGCGTCATTTCCGATCGACTTGGGAACCTCGCGAGTCTAAAATGGTTGACACTTTATGATAACCAACTCAGTGGAGGGATTCCCAGTTCTATAGGGAAGTTAACTCTGTTGGAATCCATCAGAGCTGGCGGGAACAAGAATCTCCAAGGTCCTCTGCCTCAAGAGATTGGCAACTGCGCTAATTTGGGCATGTTGGGCTTCGCCGAAACTAGTCTCTCCGGCTTTCTTCCTTCGAGTTTAGGGAAGTTGAAGAAGCTTCAAACATTAGCCATATACACTGCTCTTCTCTCCGGTCCAATCCCACCGGAGCTCGGATACTGTACAGAGCTTCAGAACCTGTACTTATACGAAAATTCTCTCTCCGGTTCGATCCCACCCCAATTGGGCAACTTGAAAAAGCTTCAGAATCTTCTCCTATGGCAGAACAACTTGGTGGGCGTGATCCCATCGGAGCTCGGGACCTGTGGTCAACTCACCGTCATTGATGCTTCGATGAATTCGTTGACCGGCTCCATTCCTGCGTCGTTTGGGAACTTAACTCTACTTGAGGAGCTCCAGCTGAGTATGAACCAGATCTCTGGCGAGTTACCGGTTCAACTAGTGAACTGTAAAAAGATGACACATATCGAGCTCGACAACAACCAGATCTCAGGGACTATTCCTTCCGACATCGGAGAACTCTCCAATCTGACATTGCTGTTCCTGTGGCAGAATAAGCTCGAGGGGAACATCCCGCCGTCCATTTCCCGGTGCGGGAATCTTGAGGCCATTGATTTGTCTCAAAATCTCTTGACGGGACCAATACCCAGTGGTATATTCGAGCTAGTTAAGCTCGAGAAGTTGCTCCTCCTCTCCAACAATCTTTACGGCGAAATCCCGCCGGAGATCGGAAACTGCTCATCGCTGATTCGCTTCCGGGCTAGTGAGAACAAATTGACTGGCAAAATACCACCCCAAGTTGGGAACTTGAGGTTCTTGAATTTCTTTGATCTGGGTTCGAATCGGATCTCCGAAGCAATACCAGAGGAGATCTCCGGTTGCCGAAATCTTACATTTCTCGACCTACATTCCAACTCCATAGCTGGAAGCCTCCCCAGAAGCTTTGATCAGCTTGTGTCATTACAATACGTTGATTTCTCTGATAATATGATCGAAGGATCATTAAGTCCCAATCTCGGAACACTGAGTTCACTCACCAAGCTCATTCTCGGAAGAAATCGGCTAACGGGTTCGATTCCGAGTCAAATCCAATCATGTTTGAAGCTACAGTTACTCGACCTGAGCTCCAATCAACTCACCGGCCCAATTCCGGCAAGTTTAGGAAAGATACCGGCTCTGGAAATCTCCGTGAATCTCAGCCGGAACCAACTTTCAGGCGAAGTGCCGGAGGAATTAACGACGCTCGATAAGCTCGGGATACTCGACCTTTCATACAACCAACTTTCCGGTGATCTCCATGTTCTCGCTGACATGCAAAATCTCGTGGTCCTCAATGTCTCCCACAACAGTTTCTCGGGGCGCGTGCCTGATTCGCCCTTCTTTGCGAAGCTTCCTCTGAGCGTTCTATCCGGTAACCCTTCTCTGTGTCTTTCGGGGAACCAGTGCCTCGATGACGAGAGGCGCGTCGGCGGAGTGAGGCATACGATGGCAGCGCGTGTTGCCATGGTGGTGCTTCTCTGCGCGGCGGGGGTGCTCCTCCTCACAGCTCTATACATCGTCATCGGAGCAAACAAGCGGGGACTCAGAGACCGTGGGTCCCACTCGGATAGTGACATCGAGGCCGATGGTGACGTGGACGTGGGTCCACCTTGGGAAGTGACTCTGTTCCAAAAGCTCGATTTATCGATTGCTGACGTGGCAAAATCTTTGACACCTGGCAACGTCATCGGGCGAGGAAGAACCGGCGTCGTTTACAGGGTCGAGATTGCCTCAGGAATGCCGCTCGCCGTGAAGAAGTTCCGAGTGTCGGAGAAGTGTTCCGCAGCGGCGTTTTCGTCGGAGATTGCCACGCTGGCAAAGATTCGGCACCGGAATATCGTTCGCTTACTCGGGTGGGGAGCGAACCGAAAGGCGAAGCTACTGTTCTACAGTTACATGGCGAATGGAAGCTTGGGTTCGCTGCTACACGAGGGGTGCGGAGGTTTAGTGGAGTGGGACACCCGGCTCATGATAGCAATAGGCGTGGCCGAGGGAATGTCTTACTTGCACCACGACTGTGTTCCTGCTATCGTCCACCGGGACGTCAAGGCGCACAATATCTTGCTGGGGGAACGCTACGAGGCTTGCTTGGCGGATTTTGGGCTTGCCCGGTTCGTCGAAGATGATGAAAACGGTTCTTTTTCGGCCAACCCTCAGTTTGCCGGTTCGTACGGCTATATTGCGCCTG AGTATGCTTCGATGACAAAAATCACAGAAAAGAGCGATGTTTATAGCTTTGGAGTGGTACTTATGGAAATAATAACAGGGAAAAGACCTGTTGATCCTTCATTCCCAGATGGCCAACATCTCATACAATGGGTTCGAGACCATTTAAAGTGCAAAAAAGACCCTATTGAGATTCTTGATCCAAAGCTCCAAGGTCATCCAGATTCTCAAATACAAGAAATGCTTCAAGCACTTGGAATCTCCCTCCTCTGCACGAGCATTCGGGCCGACGATCGGCCCAGCATGAAGGACGTCGCCGTTTTGCTGAGGGAAATCCACAATGAACCCATCACAGGAAAAGAGGCCCAGAAGCCCAATACCAAGAAGTTAGACATTACTACTACCACAAGTACTACTAATTCTTCGTCCTCTATGAATGTTGTAAACCCGGCTGATTTGTTGCTCCTCCAAGGCTCTTCTCGATGCTCACTTGCTTATTCAT